AACTCGTCGACGAAGCTGTCGAAGCGGATCGACAGACGGTCGATGTCATTGGTGAAGCGGTTATAGGCGACCACGGCTGGGATGGCCGCGAACAGGCCGATGGCGGTGGCGATCAGCGCCTCGGCGATGCCGGGGGCGACCGAGGCCAGCGTGGCCTGCTGCATGTTCGACAGGCCGATGAAGGCGTGCATGATGCCCCAGACCGTGCCGAGCAGGCCGATGTACGGCGACACCGAGCCGGCCGAGGCCAGGAAGTTCAGGTGCGATTCCAGCGAGTCCATTTCGCGCTGGTAGGCGGCGCGCATGGCGCGGCGCGGGCCGTCCAGCAGGGCGGTGGCGTCGCCGCCGGAACCGCCGCCGCGGCGGGCTTTCAGGAATTCGGTCATGCCGGCGTCGAAGATGCGGGCCAGGGCGCCTTGCTCGTCGCGGCGCGAGGCCACGGCCTGCTGCAGCATGGACAGGTCGCCGCCGGACCAG
The Achromobacter sp. AONIH1 DNA segment above includes these coding regions:
- the tolQ gene encoding protein TolQ, with amino-acid sequence MQATNDMSLLSLISHASVPVQLIMLMLLGISIMSWTYIFAKRLAIKRADSQTRRFEDDFWSGGDLSMLQQAVASRRDEQGALARIFDAGMTEFLKARRGGGSGGDATALLDGPRRAMRAAYQREMDSLESHLNFLASAGSVSPYIGLLGTVWGIMHAFIGLSNMQQATLASVAPGIAEALIATAIGLFAAIPAVVAYNRFTNDIDRLSIRFDSFVDEFLNILQRQVR